In Paeniglutamicibacter kerguelensis, one genomic interval encodes:
- a CDS encoding sodium:solute symporter, with translation MEFINGTIVAVYLAAMLAFGWWGKSRTKNSSDYLVAGRRLGPFLYTGTMAAVVLGGASTVGGVGLGYKFGISGMWLVVAIGVGVILLSLVFAPTLQRLKVFTVSQMLTLRYGSKSATNTSGIVMLAYTLMLCATSTSAYATIFVVLFGWEKWMAIAIGGIIVVIYSTIGGMWSITLADQVQFVIKTVGIFFLMLPFALNAAGGMGGIRERVGAEFFTWDGIGVQTIITYFVVYTLGLLIGQDIWQRVFTAKTPKVARWGGTTAGIYCVLYGAAGAIIGLAARVALPEIDVANLGKDVVYAEVATQLLPVAVGGLVLAAAVAAMMSTASGALIAAATVARTDVTPFVAGWFGKEIRVNSNENPEHDVRANRIWVLILGIVAIALAIMVSDVVAALTIAYDILVGGLLVAIIGGLMWKRGNGIGAAASMAAGTVVTLGTMIVLEIQATERFAGIYANEPIYYGLIASVIVYVAVSLSTRPTEPAIITNWNSRVAGEVDVEGIEAEPITK, from the coding sequence ATGGAATTCATCAATGGCACTATCGTGGCCGTGTACCTGGCGGCCATGCTCGCCTTCGGCTGGTGGGGCAAGTCCCGCACCAAGAACAGCAGCGACTACCTGGTCGCAGGCCGACGCCTCGGCCCCTTCCTCTACACCGGAACCATGGCGGCGGTCGTCCTGGGCGGGGCGTCCACCGTCGGCGGCGTGGGCCTCGGCTACAAGTTCGGCATCTCCGGCATGTGGCTCGTGGTCGCCATCGGCGTCGGCGTCATCCTGCTCTCGCTGGTGTTCGCACCGACCCTGCAGCGACTCAAGGTCTTCACTGTCTCCCAGATGCTGACCCTTCGCTACGGCAGCAAGTCGGCGACCAACACCTCGGGCATCGTGATGCTCGCCTACACGCTGATGCTCTGTGCAACCTCCACCAGCGCCTACGCGACCATCTTCGTGGTGCTCTTCGGCTGGGAAAAGTGGATGGCAATCGCCATCGGCGGCATCATCGTTGTCATCTACTCCACCATCGGCGGCATGTGGTCCATCACCCTGGCCGACCAGGTGCAGTTTGTCATCAAGACCGTCGGCATCTTCTTCCTGATGCTCCCGTTCGCCCTGAACGCCGCGGGCGGCATGGGCGGCATCCGTGAACGCGTCGGCGCCGAGTTCTTCACCTGGGACGGCATCGGCGTCCAGACCATCATCACCTACTTCGTGGTCTACACCCTGGGCCTGCTGATCGGCCAGGACATCTGGCAGCGCGTGTTCACCGCGAAGACCCCGAAGGTTGCCCGCTGGGGCGGCACCACCGCTGGCATCTACTGCGTGCTCTACGGCGCTGCAGGCGCCATCATCGGCCTGGCCGCACGCGTTGCGCTGCCGGAAATCGACGTCGCCAACCTCGGCAAGGACGTCGTCTACGCCGAGGTTGCAACCCAGCTTCTCCCGGTGGCCGTCGGCGGCCTGGTGCTGGCAGCGGCAGTAGCCGCCATGATGTCCACCGCATCGGGCGCACTGATCGCCGCGGCAACCGTCGCACGCACCGACGTCACCCCGTTTGTCGCCGGCTGGTTCGGCAAGGAAATCCGGGTCAACTCGAACGAGAACCCCGAGCACGACGTGCGCGCCAACCGCATCTGGGTACTGATCCTGGGCATCGTGGCCATCGCCCTGGCCATCATGGTCTCCGACGTGGTCGCCGCCCTCACCATCGCCTACGACATCCTCGTCGGCGGCCTGCTGGTGGCAATCATCGGCGGGCTGATGTGGAAGCGCGGCAACGGCATCGGCGCGGCAGCGTCGATGGCGGCCGGAACCGTCGTCACTCTGGGCACCATGATCGTCCTGGAAATCCAGGCGACCGAGCGCTTTGCCGGAATCTACGCCAACGAACCGATCTACTACGGCCTGATCGCCTCGGTCATCGTTTACGTTGCGGTTTCGCTCTCCACTCGGCCCACCGAGCCCGCCATCATCACAAACTGGAACTCCCGCGTCGCCGGCGAGGTCGACGTCGAGGGCATCGAAGCAGAGCCGATCACCAAGTAG
- a CDS encoding VIT1/CCC1 transporter family protein, whose product MTPQAPTPTPAQIKRWRHYLADEIAEGAVYRELANKRTGEERAILLGLADAETRHEEHWRNLLGDHAAKAARPSLRRTVLRFLARHFGSVFVLALAQRAEGDSPYAADTDATRQMAADELVHEEVVRGLATRGRNRLSGNFRAAVFGANDGLVSNLALVMGIGATGVASSFVLFSGIAGLLAGALSMAAGEFVSVRSQRELLSASKPTQITLSAAPDLDLDANELVLVYKARGMSDEDAAHRAAERMGLYSCDCNPTLSLWPERDEEAQEIEHEEIGSAVGAASSSFCFFASGAVIPILPFIFGMSGTPAILLSALLVGIALLATGGVVGLLSGASPTKRGLRQLAIGLSAAGITYALGLLFGGTVA is encoded by the coding sequence ATGACGCCACAAGCGCCAACCCCCACTCCCGCCCAAATCAAACGCTGGCGCCACTACCTGGCCGATGAAATCGCCGAGGGCGCCGTCTACCGCGAACTGGCCAACAAGCGCACGGGCGAGGAACGCGCCATCCTGCTGGGCCTGGCCGACGCAGAAACCCGCCACGAGGAACACTGGCGCAACCTGCTGGGCGACCATGCGGCGAAGGCCGCCCGCCCCTCGCTGCGCCGCACGGTGTTGCGTTTCCTGGCCCGCCACTTCGGTTCCGTGTTTGTGCTGGCGCTGGCCCAGCGCGCCGAGGGCGACTCCCCCTACGCGGCCGACACCGATGCCACCCGCCAAATGGCCGCCGACGAGCTTGTCCACGAGGAGGTCGTGCGCGGCCTGGCAACCCGCGGGCGCAACAGGCTCTCGGGCAACTTCCGCGCCGCGGTGTTCGGGGCCAACGACGGCCTGGTCTCAAACCTCGCCCTGGTCATGGGCATCGGCGCCACCGGCGTGGCCAGCTCCTTTGTGCTCTTCTCCGGCATTGCCGGCCTGCTGGCGGGCGCCCTGTCCATGGCCGCCGGCGAGTTCGTCTCCGTGCGTTCCCAGCGCGAGCTGCTCTCCGCTTCCAAGCCCACGCAGATCACCCTTTCCGCAGCCCCGGACCTCGATCTCGACGCCAACGAGCTGGTGCTGGTCTACAAGGCCCGCGGCATGAGCGACGAGGACGCCGCGCACCGCGCTGCCGAACGCATGGGCCTGTATTCCTGCGATTGCAACCCCACGCTGTCCCTGTGGCCCGAACGCGACGAAGAAGCCCAGGAGATCGAACACGAGGAAATCGGTTCGGCCGTGGGAGCCGCGTCGTCGTCCTTCTGCTTCTTCGCCTCCGGCGCCGTCATCCCGATCCTGCCGTTCATCTTCGGCATGAGCGGCACCCCCGCCATCCTGCTCTCCGCCCTGCTGGTCGGCATCGCGCTGCTCGCCACCGGCGGGGTCGTCGGGTTGCTCTCCGGCGCCTCCCCGACCAAGCGCGGCCTGCGCCAGCTGGCCATCGGCCTGAGCGCGGCGGGCATCACCTACGCGCTCGGCCTGCTCTTCGGCGGCACGGTCGCCTGA
- a CDS encoding amino acid transporter, which produces MCLSGLDYFSTLGYQPAIAALAAGALAPLATLMLVAVTLGAALPVYRRVAHESPHGQGSISMLERLLPHWKGKLFVLILLGFAATDFMITITLSSADATAHIIENPLTPEWFHGQQVAITLVLILLLGGLFLRGFHEVIWLAVALVAIYLALNVVVIATAFVSLIQNPAPVDHWWLNLTAEHSNPWMMIAIALLVFPKLALGLSGFETGVAVMPQIRSNPGDTEKRPTGRIAGAKKLLLTAALTMSVFLVCSSIVTTLLIPAPEFQPGGAANGRALSFLAHGMLGEGFGSIYDISTILILWFAGASALAGMLNLIPRYLPRFGMAPEWARAIRPLVLVLIGVAVLITLVFEASVDAQGAAYATGVLVLMASAAVAVTISAKRKGQRWRSIGFGIISVIFLYTTGANVVERPDGIRIAALFILGIIAVSLFSRFRRSTELRTTSVTLDEDALAIVKAAAEDNMVRIIAHEPVRLSAARYRHKLAHAQMASHLPEGAPVIFIEIKIADFSDFSQDLMVEGVTRHGYKILQASAPSVPTAIAATCIAIRDQTGIMPHIYFRWTEGDPVRNLLRFIFLGQGEIAPLTREVLREAEPYVSKRPWVHVG; this is translated from the coding sequence ATGTGCCTTTCGGGGTTGGACTACTTCTCGACTCTTGGCTACCAACCGGCCATCGCCGCACTTGCCGCGGGAGCGCTGGCACCACTTGCAACATTGATGCTGGTGGCAGTGACCCTTGGCGCCGCACTTCCCGTCTACCGCAGGGTGGCCCATGAGTCCCCTCACGGACAGGGCTCCATCTCCATGCTCGAGCGCTTGCTCCCCCATTGGAAGGGCAAGCTGTTCGTCCTGATATTGCTGGGGTTCGCCGCAACGGACTTCATGATCACCATCACGCTGTCCTCGGCGGATGCCACGGCACACATCATCGAAAACCCCCTCACCCCGGAATGGTTCCACGGGCAGCAGGTGGCCATCACCCTGGTGTTGATCCTGCTGCTCGGAGGCCTTTTCCTCCGCGGGTTCCATGAGGTCATCTGGCTGGCCGTGGCTCTTGTTGCAATCTACCTGGCGCTGAACGTCGTGGTGATTGCCACGGCATTCGTCTCCCTGATCCAAAACCCCGCACCGGTTGACCACTGGTGGCTTAACCTCACCGCGGAACACAGTAATCCGTGGATGATGATCGCCATTGCGCTCCTGGTCTTCCCCAAATTGGCCTTGGGCCTTTCGGGATTCGAAACAGGCGTTGCCGTCATGCCGCAGATCCGGTCCAACCCGGGCGACACCGAGAAGCGACCCACAGGGCGCATTGCCGGAGCCAAGAAATTGCTGCTCACAGCCGCCCTCACCATGAGCGTCTTCCTGGTCTGTTCATCGATCGTGACCACCCTGCTGATTCCGGCGCCGGAATTCCAGCCAGGCGGCGCAGCCAACGGCCGCGCCTTGTCGTTCCTGGCCCACGGCATGTTGGGTGAAGGCTTCGGCAGCATCTATGACATCTCGACGATCCTGATCCTGTGGTTCGCCGGCGCCTCGGCATTGGCAGGCATGCTGAACCTGATCCCGCGCTACCTGCCGCGTTTCGGCATGGCCCCGGAATGGGCACGTGCCATCCGGCCCCTGGTCCTGGTGCTTATTGGCGTTGCAGTGCTCATCACCCTGGTGTTCGAAGCCAGCGTCGATGCGCAGGGCGCCGCCTACGCCACCGGAGTGTTGGTCCTCATGGCGTCGGCGGCCGTCGCCGTCACCATTTCCGCCAAGCGCAAGGGTCAACGCTGGCGCTCCATCGGCTTCGGCATCATTTCCGTCATCTTCCTCTACACCACGGGCGCCAACGTTGTTGAACGCCCCGACGGCATCCGCATCGCCGCGCTCTTCATTCTTGGCATCATCGCGGTGTCCCTCTTCTCGCGCTTCCGGCGCTCCACGGAGTTGCGCACCACCTCGGTCACCCTGGATGAGGACGCCCTGGCAATCGTGAAGGCGGCCGCCGAAGACAACATGGTGCGCATCATCGCCCATGAGCCGGTGCGGCTGTCCGCGGCGCGCTACCGCCACAAGCTGGCCCACGCGCAAATGGCAAGCCACCTGCCCGAAGGTGCACCCGTGATCTTCATCGAGATCAAGATCGCCGATTTTTCCGACTTCTCCCAGGACCTCATGGTGGAGGGCGTCACCCGGCATGGTTACAAGATCCTTCAGGCCTCGGCGCCGTCTGTCCCGACGGCCATTGCCGCGACCTGCATCGCCATCAGGGACCAGACCGGAATCATGCCGCACATCTACTTCCGATGGACGGAAGGGGATCCCGTGCGCAACCTGCTGCGCTTCATCTTCCTCGGCCAGGGCGAGATCGCGCCGCTGACCCGCGAAGTCCTGCGCGAAGCGGAGCCTTACGTCAGTAAACGTCCCTGGGTGCACGTGGGCTAG
- a CDS encoding formate/nitrite transporter family protein, translating to MTGDERRRQLGDNDAPVEEEIEEHFDRIVEEGAQRLARSWTTVLVTGTFGGLEVGVGVMAYLAVMHQTHNHLLAGLAFGIGMVALLLAKSELFTEGFLVPIAAVAAKEASLRQLFKLWGGTLVMNLVGGWIYMWIVVQAFPEWKPELEEAALHFVDAGFHWQSVCLAILAGSTITLMTRMQQGTDSDVAKMAVAVADGFMLVGLQLFHSVLDSLFIFGAIHAGVPIDYMDWLGWFGYTLLFNMVGGLLLVTALRLVRNKELIRERRENAPEDPEAAR from the coding sequence ATGACAGGTGATGAACGTCGGCGACAGCTGGGTGACAACGACGCCCCGGTGGAGGAGGAAATCGAGGAGCACTTCGACCGAATCGTCGAGGAGGGGGCCCAACGCCTGGCCCGCTCGTGGACCACCGTCCTGGTCACCGGAACCTTCGGCGGGCTGGAGGTCGGCGTCGGCGTGATGGCGTACCTGGCGGTCATGCACCAAACGCACAACCACCTGCTGGCGGGGCTGGCGTTCGGCATCGGCATGGTTGCCCTGCTGCTGGCCAAAAGCGAGTTGTTCACCGAGGGGTTTCTGGTGCCGATCGCCGCGGTGGCCGCCAAGGAGGCCAGCCTGAGACAGCTGTTCAAGCTGTGGGGCGGAACCCTGGTGATGAACCTCGTCGGCGGGTGGATATACATGTGGATTGTGGTGCAGGCATTTCCGGAATGGAAGCCCGAGCTGGAAGAGGCGGCCCTGCACTTCGTGGATGCGGGGTTCCACTGGCAGTCGGTTTGCTTGGCCATACTGGCCGGCAGCACCATCACGCTGATGACACGCATGCAGCAAGGCACCGACTCCGACGTGGCGAAGATGGCAGTGGCAGTGGCCGACGGGTTCATGCTCGTCGGGCTGCAGCTGTTCCATTCCGTGCTCGACTCGCTGTTCATCTTCGGGGCCATCCATGCCGGGGTCCCCATCGATTACATGGATTGGCTGGGTTGGTTCGGCTACACGCTGCTATTCAACATGGTCGGCGGCCTGCTTCTCGTCACGGCGCTGCGCTTGGTGCGCAACAAGGAACTGATTCGTGAGCGCCGGGAGAATGCACCGGAAGATCCGGAGGCCGCGCGGTGA
- a CDS encoding transcriptional regulator, translated as MSDPSSPGQFNELIHAPLRLRICASLAPVRWVEFSHRRDALDVADSLLSKHLKQLADAGYVSIDKFAKLGRGHTRVSLTREGRVAYVGHVSALREMLG; from the coding sequence ATGAGCGACCCTTCTAGCCCCGGTCAATTCAACGAGCTGATCCATGCGCCACTCAGGCTGCGCATCTGCGCGAGCCTCGCGCCGGTGCGATGGGTGGAATTTTCGCACCGGCGCGACGCGCTGGATGTTGCGGACTCGCTGCTCAGTAAGCATCTCAAGCAGCTCGCCGACGCCGGCTACGTCTCAATCGACAAGTTTGCCAAGCTTGGCCGCGGCCATACCCGTGTTTCGTTGACCCGCGAAGGTCGCGTTGCCTATGTTGGGCATGTTTCCGCCTTGCGGGAGATGCTCGGCTAG
- a CDS encoding cupin domain-containing protein, whose protein sequence is MKALPVEPSNAALAIGSRIRSVRQAQRLTIDQVAESTGLTKGFLSRVERDLTSPSVASLVTLCQVLSLDVGELFSQPDTHVVRLSEAPRISLGGEGIVEQLVTARSERRLQMIRAVIEPRGEGEKELYAVDCEVEVLNVISGKFILIFANERFELDAGDTVTFPGREPHSWINPSDEQTVVTWTLVPAASR, encoded by the coding sequence ATGAAAGCCTTGCCCGTTGAGCCCAGCAATGCGGCGTTGGCCATTGGTTCGCGCATTCGAAGCGTTCGCCAGGCGCAGCGGCTGACCATCGACCAGGTTGCCGAATCCACGGGGCTGACCAAGGGTTTCCTCTCCCGTGTGGAGCGCGACTTGACCAGTCCATCGGTTGCGTCGTTGGTGACCCTGTGTCAGGTCCTGTCCCTCGATGTGGGGGAGCTGTTTTCCCAGCCCGACACCCACGTGGTGAGGCTGTCCGAGGCTCCTCGCATTTCGTTGGGCGGCGAGGGAATCGTTGAACAGCTTGTCACCGCACGCTCGGAGCGGCGCCTGCAAATGATCCGGGCGGTCATCGAGCCGCGGGGCGAGGGCGAAAAGGAGCTCTACGCGGTCGACTGCGAGGTCGAGGTGCTGAATGTCATTTCCGGAAAGTTCATCCTGATCTTCGCCAACGAACGGTTCGAGCTGGATGCGGGGGACACCGTGACCTTCCCCGGCCGCGAACCCCACAGCTGGATCAATCCCTCCGACGAGCAAACCGTGGTGACCTGGACACTGGTGCCCGCGGCCTCGCGTTGA
- a CDS encoding DinB family protein: MDDQKNHLLTYLNASREAVLWKAEGLDDYDLTRPLVPSGTNILGLIQHLASVELGYFVECLGQTVEQPRFIALNQSDDPEYDMWVPADIPSADILDYYRSAIASANRNIEALPLDAPATVAWWAPEKRDTTIGRLLIHMNVETARHAGHIDIVRELIDGSAGDRRISPNLPDYDARAWSDLHQKIQLAADSR; encoded by the coding sequence ATGGACGATCAGAAAAATCATTTGCTCACATACCTCAACGCTTCCCGCGAGGCGGTGCTGTGGAAGGCCGAGGGGCTGGACGACTACGACCTGACACGCCCCCTGGTGCCCAGCGGAACCAACATCCTGGGCCTCATCCAGCACCTGGCCAGCGTGGAACTCGGGTACTTTGTGGAATGCCTTGGACAAACCGTCGAGCAGCCGCGCTTCATTGCATTGAACCAGAGCGACGATCCCGAGTACGACATGTGGGTCCCCGCGGACATCCCCAGCGCCGACATCCTCGACTATTACCGCAGCGCCATCGCCTCGGCCAACCGGAACATCGAGGCGTTGCCGCTCGATGCCCCGGCAACGGTCGCATGGTGGGCGCCGGAGAAACGGGACACCACCATCGGACGGCTGCTCATCCACATGAACGTGGAGACCGCCCGCCACGCCGGGCACATCGACATCGTGCGCGAGCTCATTGACGGAAGCGCCGGGGACCGTCGCATTTCCCCCAACTTGCCCGATTATGACGCGAGGGCATGGTCTGATTTGCACCAAAAGATCCAGCTGGCGGCCGACTCGCGATAG
- a CDS encoding ROK family protein, giving the protein MSAYAIGIDIGGTKIAAGLVDGNGTVLVRGRRPTPGFDPAAVLATVCELVRELGPGGAGAVVGVGAAGWMDPEGSTVVFSPHLSWRDEPLRRDLERALGRDVLLSNDADAAGWAEYRFGAARGEDNVVCLTLGTGIGGSIVLDGELRRGRFGMAGEFGHQVMVPGGHRCACGNRGCWEQYASGNALAREGRSLLAVHGPVAKGMREAAGNNPHAVTGELVNSLAVAGDEACIELVVEAGQWLGLGLANLAAVLDPGLMVIGGGLGAASPLLLETAEQTYRSSLSGRGYRPFARVVGAELGPDAGLIGAADLARNALG; this is encoded by the coding sequence ATGAGCGCCTACGCGATCGGCATAGACATCGGCGGCACGAAGATCGCCGCGGGGCTGGTGGACGGGAACGGAACGGTCCTGGTCAGGGGCCGGCGCCCCACCCCGGGATTCGACCCGGCGGCAGTCCTGGCCACGGTGTGCGAGCTGGTCCGGGAGCTCGGCCCCGGCGGCGCGGGCGCCGTGGTGGGGGTGGGTGCCGCCGGGTGGATGGACCCCGAAGGCAGCACCGTGGTCTTTTCCCCGCACCTGTCCTGGCGCGACGAGCCCCTGCGCAGGGACCTTGAACGGGCGTTGGGCCGGGACGTGCTGTTGAGCAACGACGCAGATGCGGCGGGCTGGGCCGAGTACCGCTTTGGCGCGGCGCGCGGCGAGGACAACGTGGTGTGCCTGACCCTGGGCACCGGGATCGGCGGCTCGATCGTGCTGGACGGGGAGCTTCGGCGCGGCCGCTTTGGCATGGCCGGAGAGTTCGGGCACCAGGTCATGGTGCCCGGCGGCCACCGCTGCGCGTGCGGCAACCGGGGCTGCTGGGAACAATATGCCTCCGGCAACGCCCTGGCCCGCGAGGGTCGCAGCTTGCTGGCCGTGCACGGGCCGGTGGCCAAGGGAATGCGCGAGGCCGCGGGAAACAACCCGCATGCCGTCACCGGTGAGCTGGTGAATTCCCTGGCCGTGGCCGGGGACGAGGCATGCATCGAGCTTGTGGTTGAGGCGGGGCAGTGGCTGGGACTGGGCCTGGCCAACCTGGCCGCGGTGCTGGACCCGGGCCTCATGGTCATCGGCGGGGGTCTGGGAGCGGCCTCTCCGTTGCTGCTTGAAACGGCCGAACAGACCTACCGCAGCTCGCTCAGCGGCCGCGGCTACAGGCCCTTTGCCCGGGTGGTCGGCGCGGAGCTGGGCCCGGACGCCGGCTTGATCGGCGCGGCGGACCTGGCCCGGAACGCGCTGGGATAG
- the speB gene encoding agmatinase produces the protein MEEIRIEENGNVGPIDASRIPRFAGLGTYARLPRIDQVPNADIKVIGVPFDAGVSYRPGARFGSTHIRESSRLLRPYNPALNVSPFALSQVVDAGDMAVNPFNINEAIETIQQNALDLTADGSSLVTLGGDHTIALPLLRAASERAGAPVAMLHFDAHLDTWDTYFGAEYTHGTPFRRAVEEGILDTEAISHVGTRGPLYGKKDLEDDKRFGFGIVTSSDVYYQGVREIVDKLRDRIGNRPLYISVDIDVLDPAHAPGTGTPEAGGITSRELLEIIRGLRGMNIVGADIVEVAPAYDHAEMTGVAASHVAYDLISLISDKRANDKKESE, from the coding sequence ATGGAAGAAATCCGCATTGAAGAAAACGGAAACGTGGGGCCCATCGACGCCTCAAGGATCCCGCGATTCGCCGGACTCGGCACGTATGCGCGCCTGCCTCGCATCGACCAGGTCCCCAACGCCGACATCAAGGTCATCGGCGTTCCTTTTGACGCAGGCGTGTCCTACCGACCGGGCGCCCGCTTCGGATCGACGCACATCCGCGAATCTTCGCGCCTTCTCCGCCCCTACAACCCGGCCCTGAATGTTTCCCCCTTCGCCCTGAGTCAGGTTGTCGACGCCGGGGACATGGCGGTGAACCCGTTCAACATCAACGAGGCCATCGAAACGATCCAGCAAAACGCCCTGGACCTGACCGCCGACGGCTCCTCGTTGGTGACCTTGGGCGGGGACCACACCATTGCGTTGCCCCTGTTGCGGGCCGCATCCGAACGCGCCGGGGCGCCGGTGGCCATGCTCCACTTCGACGCCCACCTGGATACCTGGGACACCTACTTCGGTGCCGAATACACCCACGGCACACCCTTCCGCCGAGCCGTGGAAGAGGGCATTCTCGACACCGAAGCCATCTCCCACGTGGGAACCCGCGGCCCGCTTTACGGCAAGAAGGACCTCGAGGACGACAAGCGCTTCGGCTTCGGCATCGTCACCAGCTCCGATGTCTACTACCAGGGCGTGCGCGAAATCGTGGACAAGCTCCGCGACCGCATCGGCAACCGTCCCCTCTACATTTCGGTGGACATCGACGTGCTTGACCCGGCGCACGCACCGGGCACCGGCACCCCCGAGGCCGGCGGCATCACCAGCCGCGAGCTGCTCGAAATCATCCGCGGCCTGCGCGGCATGAACATCGTCGGCGCCGACATCGTCGAGGTCGCACCGGCCTACGACCACGCCGAAATGACGGGCGTCGCGGCCTCCCACGTTGCCTACGACCTGATCTCGCTGATCTCCGACAAGCGCGCAAACGACAAGAAGGAAAGCGAATGA
- a CDS encoding thiamine pyrophosphate-binding protein: MTSEMSGNLAQRNGGDLVIETLEALGAKTVFGIPGQHALGLFDALSRSDLHFVSSRVENNSAFAADGYSRATGEVGVLFLSTGPGALTSLAGLQEAYATGVPIVVVASQIPLDGLGARRKGMLHQLDDQKASAANVTKSQRTVHHASGIPSAIQDAWADAITVPQGPVWVEVPQDVLLAPVLVPPVVDALAEAYEHPPRVELVNEAVRWLSEARRPVIVAGGGVRRARAEAELLAVAELLGAPVICSPGGNGAFPWNHELSLQSWVEDRHATEVLEDADVLIVVGSALGEVTSNYFTLEPRGHLIQIDAEPRVLESNRPALGIRADAKAALEYLRDALVKVEGGVNADWHGNTPQQVVSETLAKVAERLDSQDLAKERKFMADIRAAVPAGMQTFWDMTISAYWGWSCWDSKDGQFHSAQGAGGLGYGYPSAIGGALGLQVAGASAAEARVLAVSGDGSSMYSIAELATAKQHNAPVTWLIVDDGGYGILREYMVGAFGKATATELARPDFVALAESFGVPARLVDHTNIREALEESFAADGPNVVVVQTLLKMFAPTHL, translated from the coding sequence ATGACCTCGGAGATGTCCGGCAACCTGGCCCAGCGCAACGGCGGGGACCTTGTCATCGAGACGCTCGAGGCACTCGGTGCCAAGACCGTCTTCGGCATCCCGGGGCAGCACGCACTGGGGCTCTTTGACGCCTTGTCCCGATCGGACCTGCACTTCGTTTCCTCCCGCGTGGAAAACAACTCGGCCTTCGCCGCCGACGGCTACTCGCGGGCGACCGGCGAAGTGGGCGTGCTCTTCCTGTCCACGGGACCCGGCGCGCTGACTTCCCTGGCCGGCCTGCAGGAAGCCTATGCAACGGGCGTGCCGATCGTGGTCGTGGCAAGCCAGATTCCGCTGGACGGACTGGGCGCCCGGCGCAAGGGCATGCTGCACCAGCTCGATGACCAGAAGGCCTCGGCCGCGAACGTCACCAAGTCCCAGCGCACCGTGCACCACGCCTCGGGGATCCCCTCGGCCATCCAGGATGCCTGGGCGGATGCCATCACCGTGCCGCAGGGCCCGGTCTGGGTCGAGGTGCCCCAGGACGTGCTGCTCGCTCCGGTGCTGGTCCCGCCCGTCGTCGACGCGCTGGCCGAGGCCTACGAGCACCCGCCGCGCGTGGAACTCGTCAACGAGGCAGTGCGCTGGCTCTCCGAGGCCCGGCGTCCGGTCATCGTTGCCGGCGGCGGCGTCCGCCGCGCCCGCGCCGAGGCCGAGTTGCTGGCGGTCGCCGAGCTCTTGGGCGCCCCGGTCATTTGTTCTCCGGGCGGCAACGGCGCCTTCCCTTGGAACCACGAGCTCTCGCTGCAGTCGTGGGTCGAGGACCGGCACGCCACGGAGGTCCTTGAGGACGCCGACGTGCTCATCGTCGTCGGCTCCGCCTTGGGCGAAGTGACAAGCAACTACTTCACCCTCGAACCGCGCGGGCACCTGATCCAGATTGACGCGGAACCCCGCGTGCTCGAATCCAACCGCCCCGCCTTGGGCATCCGGGCCGACGCCAAGGCCGCGTTGGAGTACCTGCGCGATGCACTGGTCAAGGTCGAGGGCGGCGTGAACGCCGACTGGCACGGAAACACCCCGCAACAGGTGGTCTCCGAAACGCTGGCAAAAGTCGCCGAACGCCTCGACTCGCAGGACCTGGCCAAGGAACGCAAGTTCATGGCCGACATCCGTGCCGCGGTTCCGGCCGGGATGCAGACGTTCTGGGACATGACCATCTCGGCTTACTGGGGCTGGAGCTGCTGGGATTCCAAGGACGGGCAATTCCATTCGGCGCAGGGCGCCGGCGGACTCGGCTACGGGTACCCCTCGGCCATCGGCGGCGCGCTCGGCCTGCAGGTCGCGGGCGCCTCGGCCGCCGAGGCACGCGTCCTTGCCGTTTCCGGCGACGGTTCCTCGATGTACTCGATCGCGGAGCTTGCCACGGCCAAGCAGCACAACGCGCCGGTCACCTGGCTGATCGTCGACGACGGAGGATACGGCATCCTGCGCGAATACATGGTCGGCGCCTTCGGCAAGGCAACCGCCACCGAACTGGCCCGCCCCGACTTCGTGGCGCTGGCCGAGTCATTCGGCGTCCCGGCCCGACTGGTGGATCACACCAACATCCGCGAGGCGCTGGAGGAATCCTTCGCCGCCGACGGACCCAACGTGGTGGTGGTGCAGACGCTGCTCAAGATGTTCGCGCCCACGCACCTGTAG